CCCAAGTTGAAGCCAACAAGCCTAAAAGGAAGTATTGTGGCACATTAAGATAGAGCTCACAGCTTTAAAAGTGACCACCATGATGAGTGCTTCTAAAACATGGTAAGTACATAAGTGGACTTGATATTCAAGATTACACATTAATAATATTCAGTTCAAGAACACAACACTGATAAACCAAAAGTTCCTTTCACATCTCATGGAAAAAATGAGAAAACACTAATGAAATTTGAACCTCCCTTCCCTTTTGGATACAATGACAGTAATGAGATTTGAACctaggatcttatgcatacaacATAAATCCCACACCATTAGACCCCTCATGGTGCCCtttttttaatatcttttttCTTATAATACTATTCATCAGTTCCTTATCTCAACCCACCACCATTAGGATCACCACTTCATTGGTGGCAGCGCAACTTTGTCAAAACTATCCCCCTTTCTTTCACAATTAGTGAGACCACATCATCAATAAAGAAAACGAATATATctgtttatattattttatttgtctCTCCTCTTCAATGCTGAAGTTAGGAATACTAAAAGTAACAAAAGTACAATACTTGGATTGGGTTTGAAAAAGTACTTGATACAGTGACTATCATAATAGTTATTGATGAAGAAAACCTATGTATAATATATTGGTTAAATAGCATGAGGCTTTTCAAATACTAGCATTTGCAAAGTGACAGTAGAACACTTTGAATAGATTAAGATTCAATGGTTGACATAGCTTCTTCATTTACCAACCCAAATCTGATGAAGTGCATGCTAGGATGGCTATCATTATGGTAGCTACGGTAGCTATACAACTTTGGCAACCCTTTAAAAATGTTGCTAAAATTAACGTCATgctttttatatttttgcaacaTTTTTTCCTTTTAAGTTTTAAACTAAAAAGTGTTTTCAAATATTTGAAGAGTATTACTTAAATTTTAATAGCACTTTTTAAATGTTGCCAAAATTGTAAATCTACCATAGCCACCATATTGATAGCCACCATAGACTCTACCATCCAAAAATGCTTGTGGAAATAGTATgatctaaaaaatatttatatatttcgTTGTGTTCAAATTTTGAGATAGATTTGCTTAGTCTTGATAGGATTCATTCAAATGAGACCAACTTGGACTTAAGGCTAAAATTTAGTGTGTGTATGTGAGGTGCTGGTTTGGTGgcgtagaaaaagaagcaaaggatTTGCAGAGTAATTAGGAATTCATTTCACAAACACAACCTATTGAATGAAGTATTTTAGATTTTGGTGATTACAATTAAACTAATTCAATTACATCGACTGTTTAGAACCATTAGTTTCTAAACACAAAATGTGAACATAGGAATTGAGTTTAGGGAAAGTGAGTACCTCACTAAGGCATTCCTTGGAACCACTTCTTCCATTTTACTATGACAGATGTTGACTAGCTTGACAAGTTGTCTCTGCATATATTTTGCAATTAGTTACATAGTAGATCATAATTTTTGCTAAATTAATTACATTGAAATTAAAAGTATTAAATACTTAAATAACATACAGTCATACCCTACAAAAGAAtttcaaatataataataaaagaaaagcacATAAAACTGAGACCGAATAATTTGAAGCAGCACCAAAAGTTATCTGGACAAATTTGTCTGTATAATATAGCCTTTTTTTTTTGGATGAAATATAGCCAACTTATTTATACCAGAGCTGAAAATACTTTATACTTATTTTCAGTTCTCACCTCATCCGGATTTAGTGATTCTTCAAGCAAGATAGAAGTATTATCTAAAGCATCTTTCTGAATATCCAATGCATATACATAACCTTTTCGAGAATCATCAGCAACCAAGTTGAGCATTGCCAAGGTGTCAAAGCCGTTGCCACAAGTGGCATCTAGGACTGTGTCTCCCTTCTGGACAACATGTTTCCATACCCTGGAACGAAGAATGAATGGTAAGTAGCTGAAGTAACAAAATTTATGCCATAGGGTTGCAAGTTGCAAAGTGAAAACAATACAATAGGCATACCACGAGAGTCCTTTAACAAGCAATGTTCATGATTACTTTCTAGCTAAAACCTAAGCTCCACTATAAGCTAAATAACAGTAGCACTCAAAAGTGGAATAAATAGAATGCTTCTGCAAATTATTAGATTAGTTTATGCAAGTGGAGCATTTGATCAACTTCAAGCATATTAGAGATATTAGTAGATTAGTTCGTTAGCTAGAAACTTGTTCTACTTCATATGCTATAAAATATAAATGGTTTGCTTCACTTGTAGTGCACACGTTTCCTCATTTTATCAATGTTAAGTATCTAAGGAAAGTGGGAAACCACACCTTAAAGGCTAGCTATTAAGAGAGAAGAACCACTCTCTTTAAATATAACATCAACCATCCCATACTACCTGACTTGGGACTTTGGGCACCCCATAATACCCAAGTCCCTAGCAATCAATTTCATATTTTCCAATTTGCACTTAGTCTTAGCTCTTTATTTTCAGTACCAACCAATAAAAAGTCTGCATATCTATTACATTGAAATAAAAAAGTCATGGTTTTGCACTTTTGCATAATTCTTTTTTATTGCAAAATTCAAATAGAGCTGATATGGTATGAGAGAGAAATCAATACAGCATATATTGGGTGATGATATTACCATTACTATTTTAAATAATGTCACTCCACTCCATACATGATTTTCTTGTATTGTATGTTTgcattaatttataaaaaaaggaGTGGCATTATCAAAATAGGAGTATCAATATGTATTCTCCGTATATTAAAAGTTGAGACTTTTAGACTCACCATTTTCCACAAAGAAACAATATCAACTAAAAATTGAATACTTAAAAGGCAAACACATAAGTACAGTTTTTTCCATAATCAATAAGCAGAGCAATTGGAGGAATTTATAAAATTTGTGATACAATATCGACTTTTAATTATAGAAAAACATATTAGCTCCCTTAGTATACACTTGGTTAGTGGGGACAGgaacaagaaatagaaaaatgtgTTTCCCTTCACCATCTAAGGACACAAAAAACATTATTTTCTAcataaacacttttttttttacatttatcGAGAATCAAATCGAAATaactgaagaaaaataaaagaattcttTTTTGCAAGTTTGAAAAATCTCTTACTGGAAAGCCACAACAATTGCACCTATGAAAGCAGCTAAGAGAATTATTGAAATTAGCTCAAATGGAAGAAAAAAATCTGTTGATAAATGAACTCCAATTTATTGACTAGTAACGGATTCTGACTTCTGAGGAGGGAGGGACTATACTGATTGATTAAATTGCATACCCCGCATGCCCATTAACATATAAATTCAATCACTCGTAATATCACATTAGAAAAAATGGTTATTTTCCCCATTGTTCATCAAAAGAACGGATATGATTGAAACATATCCGTAAATACCATAAACATATAAATGAAATGATGCAAATCACCAAGTTAGGTCCCTAAAGATTTTTTTGCGGACAATTATTCCATTCGAAAATATTGAACCTAACCCGTGGACCCCAATGATAAAAGAACAACATTCGACATACATGTGAGCAAGGTCTGTTGCCTTCTTCTTGCCACACAGATAGCTCACCAAAGTATCATCCATTCCTGAAAACAAAGGCACAATATTATGCAACTGAGTTCCCACATATTTCAACTTGAAtatataattgaaattaaaaagaaaaacggTTACCAAAAAGAGGAGAATGTTTTGGCGAAGCAGAAGGAGGAGAAGATTGAAGGGTATTGGCCTCAGAAATGAAGTCATTTTGCCTAGAGGGTTTCGCGCAGCAACAAAAGGTGTTGATCCTTTGAGGGGGAATGGCCAAGAGATTGCGGGGAGAGCATATTGTAAGAGAAGTGAAGCAGAATCTAAGGGATGACATCAGTCACACTTAATCTTACTTACAAAGTTCAAACCAatgtaatttgaatatttttaaaTCCAAACccgaaataaaacaaaatttactCGAGTAAACCAATTTTTCTAACAACCGGACCACCAATTGAATCGTCCGGTCACTCAAATCAAATGATCTGCTGTGTAAGCTTTTGAAAATCGAGTCGATCGTTTTTGTTATtggtttattaatttaaaaattcaattagTTTAATTATAGTTTAACTGAAAATCTGNNNNNNNNNTgtattatattaatttattatataaaaaaatattaaaaagacaAATGAGCTTTTTTATCGACAGAGTTACTACAAAAAAATAAGCTTTttgccatgcttttaaagcgtgctaAAAAAGTGTGAAAAAGCGTGCTGATAGTTTTTTGTCACGCTTTTTGTCGATCTATTGGCATGTTTTCTTTTTATCCACGCTTTCAtctattgccacgcttaaaagcgtggccgtatgtaTAACTCTatagctacgctttaaaagcatacCAAAAAGTGTACATATAGCcatgcttttgaagcgtgccTAGAAGGTTTGTTTTGGCTACGCTTCTAAAGCGAGCCGATAGGGGTAGATATGGCTCCACTTTTTAAGTGTGCCAATAGGGTAATATATGGCTACGCTTGGTAAACGTGGCTGTTGATGACAAGAAGATACGGCTATGCTTACAAAGCGTACCAATAGATGAGGATATGGCTATACTTTTAAAGCgtgcacgctttaaaagcgtaccgaaaagtgaaagatatggctacgcttttaaaacgtgCCAATAGTAAAAGATATGATatcgcttttgaagcgtgccaataGTGAAGAAACATGatcctattgccacgcttttaaagcgtgcctatATCCCTATCATCAAAAAAGAAAATCTGGCATATGCTTTTACCCATACTCTAATGCActccaaaaataataaaaaaacattgACAAAAATATGtgaatatcatttaaaaaaattaattaataaaaattagtattacattaataaaattcaaaccAAAGTAGTTATAAAATACATTGGGCTAAAAAATATCAATACATATAAAACTTATTAAAAGTTATTAACTTATTCTATCTCTTTGTCATTTttgtgtaaaaaataaaaaaaattaaaaactaaatatcAATAATCCAAACATAATGGCAAAAACTCATGCTGCTGAATCTTGTAGCTCACACCATTGTGCTTTAGAAAAAGGAGATAGCCCTCTTAGAAGAACTTCTATAATTTTTGTAGCGCTTGAGGATTTTATATTCTTCATGCATGAATATCAATGCAGTTTCTTTACTTCCCGTTCTTCTTACCTGCAACAAGTTTAAAAGAAATGCCATGAAAACACACTCAACCATTTTATCTTCATTTAATAATGATTTCAAAAAGTCTAAGCACAACTACACAAAACATAATGCAGTTTTGTATTGTAACTATCAGCTTGAAAATGCTGTTATACCTTAAATTGCATAAAGTCTCAGTAAGGATGCATAAATTGCATAAAGCTAAAACAAAACAATGTTTGATCCATTTATACTcttgagaaaaacaaaattaCTCTTTGAAGTCAAATAATTGCCTAGCGTATAGCATTACAAGTTCCAAATTTCATATAGATCAGATACTATAAATCACCTATAAACAGTttgtaaaatatatttatatataaatatatataatgtaGAAACTGATCAGATACTACATTATGACCAGTTTGTAAAATATAATCAGAAACCTATAAACAATAATGAAATATTAGATACGATCTATATTCATTAGAGACAAGCTGTTTTGAGATATCCATATTACTCTGCTGTTGACACAACACCTCAAGCACATCATTACCGATTCAGAACCATCCTTAATGCATGCATATACTCGTACATTAGTAATAGAACTAGTAATAGaactattaattattaatattataataataGAATATCTTTTTTCTACTTAAGCAATGACTTAAGGATAACACGACTAAAGATAACAAGCTGCAAGCAATGATGTCAGTGCATTGGAAAATTAAATGTAGGCCACTAGAAATATTGATTTTAATTCCGAAATTTTCAAGTAATCCATG
The DNA window shown above is from Arachis ipaensis cultivar K30076 chromosome B08, Araip1.1, whole genome shotgun sequence and carries:
- the LOC107614427 gene encoding uncharacterized protein LOC107614427 isoform X2, with the translated sequence MSSLRFCFTSLTICSPRNLLAIPPQRINTFCCCAKPSRQNDFISEANTLQSSPPSASPKHSPLFGMDDTLVSYLCGKKKATDLAHMVWKHVVQKGDTVLDATCGNGFDTLAMLNLVADDSRKGYVYALDIQKDALDNTSILLEESLNPDERQLVKLVNICHSKMEEVVPRNALVRLVGFNLGYLPGGKKEIITRPETTFLALEAAERILMPGGLISIVVYVGHPGGREELEAVETFAARMPVENWICCKLRMVNRPCAPVPIFLFRR
- the LOC107614427 gene encoding uncharacterized protein LOC107614427 isoform X1; protein product: MSSLRFCFTSLTICSPRNLLAIPPQRINTFCCCAKPSRQNDFISEANTLQSSPPSASPKHSPLFGMDDTLVSYLCGKKKATDLAHMVWKHVVQKGDTVLDATCGNGFDTLAMLNLVADDSRKGYVYALDIQKDALDNTSILLEESLNPDERQLVKLVNICHSKMEEVVPRNALVRLVGFNLGYLPGGKKEIITRPETTFLALEAAERILMPGGLISIVVYVGHPGGRKRALEQQISCLRVTLKSHVHAVETFIDVIIREELEAVETFAARMPVENWICCKLRMVNRPCAPVPIFLFRR